TGAGGGGAGTGGACTGTCAGTGCCCGGGGCCAGCATGCTTACCTGGGTCATGCCCCAGATCCTCCGTCACGGGCAGGCACTCGGCGAGCAGGTCGACGACGTCGCGCCAGGCTCGCTGCGCGTGCCGTGGGTGGTAGCCGACGCCGGGGACCACGGGGTGGCCGACCGGCGGGTGGTGGAAGGCGTGCAAGGCGCCGCCGTAGACCGCGAGGCGCCAGTCGACGCCCGCGGCCTGCATCTCAGCGGTGAACGCGTTCCGTTGCGCGGGCGGCATGATCGGGTCTTCCGACCCGACCCCGGCCCACACCGGGCAGCGAATGCGCGCCGCCTCGCCCGGTCGGCCCGTGGTCAGTGCGTTGACTGTCCCGATCGCGCGCAGGCTGACGCCGCCGCGCCCGAGTTCCAGCCCGACGGCACCCCCCGTCCCATAGCCGACGGCGGCGATCCGGTCGGGGTCGGTCCGCGGTTCGGCGCGCAACACGTCGAGCGCCGCATGGCCGATGCCCCGCATCCGGTCGGGATCAGCGAGCAGTGGCATGCAGCGGGCCAGCATCTCCTCAGGGTCACCCAAATAGCGCCCGCCGTGAAGGTCGAAGGCCAGCGCTACATATCCCAGCTCGGCGAGAGCATCGGCCCGGCGGCGCTCGACGTCGCTGAGTCCCATGCCCTCCGGTCCGAGCAGCACCGCGGGCCGGCGGTCGACACCGGCCGGGAGCGCGAGGTGCCCGATCATCGTCAAACCGTCGGCCGGGTACTCGACCGTACGCGTCGTGATCGTCGTCATGAGACTGGACTGTAGTGATCGTCGAGCCCGGTCCGGCCGGTGTTCTGCAGCTGGCAGAACAGCGCGGGTATCCCTCTGAAATACGGCGAGGGCCCACAAGAACCGTCACAAACCCCGCCCCCACAGCAGCGCTACCGGATCACCTGCCCGGGCCACGGTGTTGGAGGCTG
The genomic region above belongs to Streptomyces sp. CG1 and contains:
- a CDS encoding dienelactone hydrolase family protein; translated protein: MTTITTRTVEYPADGLTMIGHLALPAGVDRRPAVLLGPEGMGLSDVERRRADALAELGYVALAFDLHGGRYLGDPEEMLARCMPLLADPDRMRGIGHAALDVLRAEPRTDPDRIAAVGYGTGGAVGLELGRGGVSLRAIGTVNALTTGRPGEAARIRCPVWAGVGSEDPIMPPAQRNAFTAEMQAAGVDWRLAVYGGALHAFHHPPVGHPVVPGVGYHPRHAQRAWRDVVDLLAECLPVTEDLGHDPGKHAGPGH